Within the Musa acuminata AAA Group cultivar baxijiao chromosome BXJ2-9, Cavendish_Baxijiao_AAA, whole genome shotgun sequence genome, the region ATGAAGAAAATCAATAATAAGATTTCCACGTGAAAAATAGATGTAGGATAGCCAATAAACATGCAAAATAAAAGATGAAAGCAAAGGAAAAAGATGTTGATGGTTCAGGTTAAATAACTAACTTATGACAATTAGATGCATGCCTTGAGCTTAGTTAACTCATCTTGAATGTTCACAAATGATTAAGGTCAATTAAATGGAATAAGCCTCAATTAAAGATGTatctcttagttttttttttttttttggcttcattAGGTGTAATTACATGTTGtcaaaataaattgatgaatCAGAGAGAAAAATGGAGTGAGGAAAGAATGGAGAGGAGAGGATACAAAAAGATAGTAGAGATTTAAAGCAGGAAATAGAGTCTTACGACCCTGTGTCTCTTTGGTAAGAACCAAATGACTGGCTAATTCTCTTTGGTAGGAGCCAAATGCTTTGTAAATGCTGACTAAAATAATTCAGCTACCAAATTATAGCATGTACCTAGTTTTCCTTGGCATCAGGCTCATAAATTTGGGTTCTTGTCATGCTAGGTGCGCTTAGGCgcactgagacttcattttgttttttgtGTTTAACTTCACCTGAAGCTCCATGGCTCCAAGGAATGCTTAAGGCTTCCATCTCATATGCCTTTTGAGAGACCCATGAAAGGCGAGCCTCTTATATATTCAATTGTTAGTGTCCACCGTAAATACTCTTTATCTGTCCCAAATGATGCAAATTCGATTTGTTTTAtgctatatatgtttttgttgacaGAATCGACCTAGTCACATTTGTGTAATGGCATATTTGCAAATATGATAATGATTTATTGCCTGAGCCAATAAGCCAActttgattattttaatattgAATGATAAGTAATTTTAGTTCTAGATTTTTTTTGTAAGCTCATCTTTCAGGTATTCTGTGAAAAAGTGCAACCAGCTTCAGTGAGGCATGCGCTTCACTTTGATTGCCTAGATTCTGAGAGGCCATCGTAATTCTTCAATTCGGCCCGAGCTTTTGATAACATTGTATTATTGTAAAGTTGGTTGATCATTTTGTTATTAACATATATAATGCTCTATGGGAACATCACTACTAAGTTTTTGTCATGTTTTGAAATTTCCTTCAATGGATACATTATCTTATGATGATTTATTGTATTTGTGTATTGATGTAACAGAGGCGCTGACGGTTGCAAGTGTCATATATTAATGGTAGTAGCTATACTGAGTTAAGAAGTGGGTTAAATAACATTGCTTTATATTAAATCCTATTTTATTAGGTTGCAGTACCTAAAATAGTTAACTTGTTGACTAATCCTTCTTGTCACTTAGATGCACAACTAGATCATCTTGTTATTTATATTCTGTACCATATTTGCAATTCTTTCCTAATAATGGATCTTCCAATTACTTCTATATCTTGAGTTCTATGAGTGGTCTTTGGTCTTGCTTTATGTTTGTGCAATCTTTCCTTTGTCTTCATCCCTGAAATCTAAATAGGAAAGAAAGACCTAGTGTTTCTTGATAATGCCTAGCTAATTTGTTTGTTGCCTGTTATTCTTGCGTGGTTGACAGCTGCAAGGGCACTGGATGCGCTGAATTTCACACCTCTCAACAATAAGCCTATTCGTATAATGTATTCAAACCGGGACCCTAGCACTCGTAGAAGTGGGGCTGCTAATATATTTATTAAGGTATtgcatcttcttatttttcttatcaGTGTGGTTTGCTTCAACCTAAGTCCTTTATAAGTTTCCTATTTTAATTAATCAAATTTTTTGTTAATGATTATTTCTTGTTACTTGTCATGTCAGAATCTGGACAAAACAATAGACAACAAAGCACTGTATGATACCTTCTCTGTATTCGGAAACATACTTTCTTGCAAGGTTGCTACTGATCCTTCTTGCCAGTCAAAAGGCTATGGTTTTGTTCAGTTTGATCAAGAGGAGGCGGCACAAAATGCAATTAACAAATTAAATGGTATGCTTATCAATGATAAGCCAGTTTATGTTGGACCTTTCCTTCGTAAACAAGAAAGGGAAAATTCAGCAGACAAGGCAAAATTTAATAATGTCTTTGTCAAAAACCTATCGGAATCTACAACAAAGGAAGATTTAGAGAGAATATTTGGCAAGTATGGGAAAATTACAAGTGCTGTTGTTATGAGGGAGGAGGATGGAAAATCAAAGTGCTTTGGATTTGTGAATTTTGAAAATACGGATGCTGCTGCTCAGGCAGTTCAGGAACTCAATGGGCAGAAATTTGATGAGAAGGAGTGGTATGTTGGAAAAGCACAGAAGAAATCTGAAAGGGAGCGAGAACTGAAAGGACGGTTCGATCAAAGTATTAAGGAAGCAGCAGATAAATATCAAGGACTCAACTTATATTTGAAAAATTTAGATGATGACATCGGAGATGATTCACTGAAAGAATTGTTTTCTGAATATGGTACTATTACATCTTGCAAGGTATTGTTGCATTTTTTCCATGATTATGCTTTATTTTTGTCAATCATGGAGCTTTTCTCTAAGATGTTACCCTGATATATGTCAATTGTGCAGATTATGCGGGATCCCAGTGGTGCAAGTAAAGGTTCTGGATTTGTTGCTTTCTCGACTCCTGAGGAAGCAGCTCGAGCTGTAAGTGAAGACTTTCTTTCAGCATTTGGATAATATTCTGGAACTGACAAGATTCTTTCCATTCCATTAGCTTGCAGATATGAATGGGAAGATGATTAATGGAAAACCACTCTATGTTGCACTTGCACAATCGAAAGAAGATAGGAGAGCTAGATTGCAGGTAATTTATCTTATGCAATTTCACAGATAATTTATCCTACTGTCTTTTTCAGTTAATAAACAAGCCTTTCATATGCTATGTGAAAGCTATTTTGGTGCCTTCACTACCTAGATACTGTATATAGAAGTCAAGTGGCCCTACCCTCTACTTCAAAGTCATATTGATCCAACCATGCTTTATGGTTTATAATGTTGGATGATAAGGAAATTACATGTTATAATTGTAAATAAGATGAAGATGATGAGGTTGATCATGTTAGATACAAGTTCCATATCAAGTTTGTACCCATGGTTTAAATGACTTTTTTGATTGGTATATACCGATTGGTGCATGCTGACAGGGCAGTTATATTTGTTCCAATTCAAAATTGgggttttttatttatattttaaattttaacagATGAAAACAGTTGTTGATAAGTTAGCTGTTTTAGATGGTAAAGGAAAAGAGTAAACTTTTTGCTTTAAACAAGACTTTTCTCTCTATCACTCGGACGATGCAACCTCCACTAATGCCGCTGCCACCTTGTCTACCTACTACAATATCCATGCTGCCTCCTCCTTGTATCATCACTGCTGTTGCCTCATTGGATGGCGTGTGaagctattctcctcttcctcctttctctTTGGGCCGTGCTGATTGTGACACCAGCATTCTGCAAGTTCGTACACCGGTTTATAAAGGACATGTATTGGTCAGGCCAGGAACGGATGGGGCTTGGATTGGATCTTGAAGCCTTGGCTGTAACAATTGTTCAAGGACTGCTGATTGTGACACCAGCATTCTGCAAGTTAGTATACTGGTATATGAAGGACTTGTATTGTTGAGGCTAGGAATGGTATGGGTCTTGGATTGAATCTTGAAGCCTTGGCTGTAACAATTGAGGTTTGGGTGAATTGTTTAAGCCTTTAAGGTAGTTTGGATGGAGCCTGTCAATCAGCTAGTCTTTTATTTGCTGAGTTCTACTGGATTTTGATTTTTTCTAGGTTCTGTACAATATATTCCCTGGGCTCTTTGCAGTTGTTGGTTTGCTTATTTAATGTTTCTCTTGCAATATAGATTTTGTTGTGAATTGCTGTCGCCATGGTGGTTTACTTTTTGCTCGATGTATATTTTCAGTCTATTTCATATATTTCCTGATGATTGGTCATGTTTTCAACACTGTTGCATAGTTCTACTTGACAATTTTGATATGATTGACTAAGAAATTAACTATTTTGACATGATTGACTAAAACATGTCTGCTTGATCTTGTTCAATGTAGGCACATTTTTCACAGATGCGGCCAGTTGCAATGACACCTGCCATTGGTCCTAGGGTGCCTATGTACCCTCCTGCTACTCCTGGTTTGGGACAACAAATCTTTTATGGTCAACCTCCGCATGCTCTTATTCCTCCACAGGTACAATGTTTCCTTAAGCATTTTGCTTTGGCTTTATCTTTAATCTTCTATTTATTATGCATACATTGAGAGTACGcctatgaaaatatgaatttatttgGTTTCTTTACTGACATCTGATGTGATTTAGTGTTAATCTGCAAGGACACGGTTAATTGTAGTTCAAAAATAATGTTGTGTTATAACATAAAAGCTCATCTTGATTGCAGATAGAGAAAGAATAACATATAGTAGGTTTACACTCTTTCAATGGAGGAAGAGTATGGGTTTTGTTTGAATTTTTAAGACTGAGATGTTATTTTAAGAATTGGACTAAAATCCTACTGCATTCATTAAATTCTGTTTCAGCAAAAGAAAATTTATTCTAATCCCTTGGAGCCATCGCTCCTATATGGGATGCTTGATGACTAAACTTATTAATGTGTCATACACTGGATGCTTAATGAATAATAGTTGAAGAAACTGTGTGATGAATTATGAAACATTTTGAATTTAGACAATCTAGAGTAACAAAATCTTTTTAAAAGAAACCTTGACTTATGGAAAATGAATCCTGGTGATCTTACTTTCAATGCAATATATTTAGTATTGATACATCAGTTGTACTCCAAGTAGGTCTCTGAAGCTAATTCTAAAAACTCTCGCGGAATAGTGGCAAGATAAGCTATAACTGAGAATTGCTACTTTGTTAGTCATGGAACATATGGAGTGGTACCTAAACTTTTGAAGTTGGATATGATCAATTGATAATCCTAGTCGGCTTGTTTTCATTAACGTTGCATTGTTGTAAACATGGATGCACACAACATGCCTTTGCATAAGATTTTACTCTCAATTTCCATGGAGTACATTGTTTTTGTGCTTTTGGGCAGGTTGAACAAATTTGAAGTTTATGTTCCTTTGAAAGATTTGGCTTGTAATTAATACTTACTGTCAGTTGCATGGTTGCCTAAAAGAATCTTCATTCGCAGCCGGGATTTGGCTTCCCACAACAGCATGTTCCGGGAATGAGGCCTGTGGGTGCTCCTATGCCAAATTTCTATTTGCCATTAGTCCAACAAGGTCAGCAGACACGCCCTGGGGGGAGACGTGCCAGCGCTGGACCTGTGCAACAAACACATCAGCCGATGCCTTTAATTCAGCAGCAGGTTTGTGATTTCTTCTTGTGCTTAAAAATAGTTCTCTTTTGCCACTGCTCCATTTGATAGGTTTGATTGTTCTACGGTTGGTAACATTGATGTGGTTTGATCAGAGTATGTGGTTGATATAGATTCTACGACAGGCTGGGGAAGCACCTGGCTCTAATTGGCTATTATAACCATGTTGAAGGTTAACCAATAGGGTAGACAACTCTGGCACAGCATGATTAAATAGTGTGAATAACAACATGCCTAGAGTGTATGACGGTCATTGTTCCATGCAATCGTAATATATGATTTACAGTGTGCAGTACAACTCATTGTATCATTCTTTTATGTGTAAGTGCATACACAATTATTGGTGTGTTTTTCCTTGTTTAAATCCATTCACAAGACTCATTCACTTTGTTAATATTGTTGATATTATTCCATTCCAGATGCTTCCACGTCGTGTCTTTCGCTATCCTCCTGGGCGCAACATACCTGAGGTTCCTATGCCTGGTGCACCTGGAGGAATGCTCTCACCTTATGATATGGGTAGTTTGCCTATACGAGAGGCTGCCATTTCACAACCTATTCCCACCGGTACGCTGGCTACAGCCCTTGCTAATGCAACCCCTGAGCAGCAAAGAACGGTATGTGCTCATAAATAACCATGTTTCTGTGCATCTTTTGTAAAATTTAGACAATCTGGTTTTGTGCACCAGTGTAGTCAAAAGTGGTAGGCGTCAAAAGGCTCAACGATCTCAAAATGCTCGAGGTGCtctcaaatattataatttaaaaattatatatcatgaataataaaaaataaaacaaaaacaacACATCAAACTTCAATCTTGTTTATAATCTAGCTTATAATCTTCAATCTTGTCACCATCTAAAGCTGTTACGACAATCCAAAACACTAAAAAGTAACACTAATCACCACAAAAATAGCAATAATAATCGACATTTTACTACTGCTGTACTACAGCAGGCAGCAGCTTCTGTTctcacaaacaaacaaacaacaaaGACTAACAGCAAAGCAGGAGCTATTCTAAGTTTAAATTGACAAACAGCAATGAAGTGGCAGTGGTGAACGGGGACGAGCGAGGGGAAGAGGCTGTAGGATGGCTGGGGTGAATGGGGAAGAAGACAGTGGTGAAAAGGGAAGAAAGCAGCGATGAATGGGGAAGAGGgaggggaagagggaagagggaagaggcttTAGGAGGGCTGTGGTGAATGGGGAAGAAGGCAGTGGTGAAAGGGGAAGAAGGCAGCGATGAACAGGGAAGAGGGAGGGGAGGGAAGAGACTGCCATGAACGAGGAAGAAGGCATTGGTGAACAGGGAAGGAGGGGAAGAGAGAAGAGGTTGCAGAGTGTTGTGGTGAACACGACAAAGGTtggagggaggagaaagagagatatACGGGGAGGGAGGGGAAGTAGTTGTTGCTGCTGTCGTCGAAGGAAGATGCCGTCGCTATCGTCGTCATTGGAGGAAGATGTTATCGTTCTCTCTGCTGCTGTAGGAAGATGCTGTTGCTGCCATTGCTGTCGTCGTTCGTCCATGGGAGGATCTCTGTCGTCGTGTAGAAACGAGTGAAAGGGTTTCTGCATTACGCCTTGTGCGTGGACAAGTCTCAATTAAACACTATGCCCGTCTGACTTAGGGTTTtactggttcaatcaaactaGATACAGTTATTTGGTTCAACTCGGGCTCGAGCTCGAGCTCGAATTGGCCTGAGTTGAACCAAGCATTTGCTCGACTCGCCCAACGCTTGCCTGGGCCTCGCCTGAGTGAAGACACCCACCCAAACCATTAGGCAGGCGCTCAGGCCTCACCTCGCCTGGGCACCTAGGCGAGTCCCTTGGAGTCCGATGACTTCACTGGTGCATCATCAAGTGAAGGTCTATGATTTCTTCTTTTATCATGTTCATTATGGATCTCTTCACCATCGATTCAGTCACCAAAATACTGCTTGATGCTTATTTACTTTATCCTTCAAATATTTGTTAGAAGGATAAAGCTACATTTATCCATCGATAAGTTGAGCATTCTAATATTTGTTACATTTTTTTTATCCTTCTATCTGTGGGCAATTCATCAGCTTTTTCTGACCTTATTGATATCTTCATTGAATCTAAGATTGTTCTTTGCAGAGTGGTTAATCCAAAAGCGGACTACTGTAAACCTAAATACAAGTCCTGGTACATGTTCATAATTCTGTTTCATTGGTAGTACTTGGACCTTGACCAAACATATCGAGATGTTTACTGGTTAAAACATCCGCTGACAAGATATTGCTGCTTAGAACAGATTCTCAACCATGTACAGGAGATTATTACTATACCCCAATGTCTTTGGGCTGAACTAGACAGTTTGTGGTCCATCTATTCCATAGACTGATATGAGCTTTGAAAGCCACATTTAAAGCTTGGAAGATATCAAAAGTTTCACAATTGTTTTAACCATGTACTGATATTCCTTTGATGCTTTACCCTTACATCTTAACTTTTGGAGGGGTTGTTGGCTTGAGAAGATGAAACATAAAAGGAGCTACATATATGTTGTGCGTGTATGGTTTTTTAATTTTCTCATTTTGTTGATTTGCTCAATAATGTTgtttcatgctcctttttttttgtttgtaaattctcttgggttttcttGTTCTGGTGTCATATCATAGTTCCTATGATGGTCTTCACTAACATGGACCTACTTGTGAAGTAGTTGGTCAACTGTGAACTTTCAGCTATATCTTGAGTAGTGTTTCTCTTAATTTGCTCTTACCAGCACATGTTTTTCTTGTCCAGATGCTTGGTGAAAGCCTGTACCCACTGGTGGACCAACTGGAACATGATCATTCAGCTAAAGTGACTGGAATGCTTCTGGAGATGGACCAGACAGAAGTCCTGCATTTGTTGGAGTCTCCGGAAGCATTGAAAGCAAAAGTGGCAGAAGCTATGGAAGTCCTGAGGAATGCTGCACAGCAGCACCAGCATGTGAATGCTCCAGCTGATCAGTTGGCAGCATTATCCCTGAATGATGGTCTTCAAGTTGAATAACTAGTTTTTTCTTTTGTTGAGGATGTTCTGTTGTGGACATTGGTTTTGTTCTGGAGAGAGAACTTGTTCTTTAGGGTAGGTTCGTAAGGATCATTTTTGAGTTGAATCTTGTCATTGTCTAGCAGATTTGTGGCTTAATTAATATTTGAAGTGACCATTGACTAACTAGCAATTTGGAATTAATTGTTTTTTTGCTTATAATCTGCTGGTGATCATACTAATATTTCGTGGCTTATGCAGCAAATGTTGGATTATGTTGCTCGGCAAAGAAGGTATGTATGTTTCTTTTAGTAGGCTGCACATGCAGAGAAGTAGTATGGCTGATGTTCACATAGCTTGTTTAATTGTGAAGGGACTGGTGTTTTTGAATCCATTACTTATTGGTCTTTGCAGGCTGTCACGTTCACCGGACTGATGTATCTGACCAAAGCTAGTCTGGTGTGGTACGGAGGGTCAATGAGAAATGGGGGATTGTAGTCTGTCTAGTTCTCACCGCTTGGGCGTAGAGCCTCGGGGGATCAGTTTGCTTAATCTCAAGCTCGAGGGAGAAATTTATCTATCATTCCATCTGTAGTTCGTATGAGCTCAGCTTATGATGGCGATGAAAGGTAATTTAACCCTTGCATTTATCTTTCCGATCAGTTCAGTTGTGTGTGATGCCAGTTTGTATGTGAGGCGGCGATGTAACAGCAGTTGAGATTTGAGCGTGAATCTGACCAATCCCATGGCGGCGATGTCACAGCACCTGCCATTGGCCTCCTGGCCTACTCCCCTGGCTTATCTAATCAAAAGGATTTGTAAATCAAACGGTTGCTGCATTTTGCCGTGAAACCAAACCAACCTGCTCTCACAGCTAATTTAATCAAAGGATTAATGAATCAAATGGTTGCATTTGTCGTCAGATCATTCAGGTTCAAATAAAGTGTCGTGGTTGATGAGTCAGCTGAAATAGAACCTAAATATAGAACCTAAATTTCCAGACGTCGTTGGGCTTAAAGTGGGGTTAGAATTGAGCAAGTTAGAAGGCAAAACATATGACCTAAAGCAGTTGCCATCATCAGGACTATTTTATGTAAATGATCAAAACTTTTTATTTGTGGAAGGAACCCTCGTTCccaacataaaaaatataataatacccTTCATACAAtgcgaaataaaaaaaaaagctgtAACAAAAAAAAATCCCTGCTGAACCAAAGCAATCTGTTCCTCTCCCCTTCCACATCCTCATGGCATTCAGGATATATGTACAAACCACCAAACTCGTAGTGTTTGCAAGCACCGGTTATGAGAGAGGCCACCCCACAAAGGCCAAATAACTAAATTTTATGAAGTCATCTTGGTGCATTCTGCACATGAGCCTCTTTACGAGTAAATATGTCTTGACAGAGGGTTCAGCCTGCAAACGAGTCAAAAAGGAGAACTTGATCGAGGGTTCTGCCGCCAGTAAGGTGCTACTGATGATCCCAAGGCCTTTGAAATGGTCTCCCCAAAGGATCGTGAAGATCCGGATTTTGATGTGGAAAGTTCATCCATGACCCGTTGTTCATTGATGGAGTAACACCCATTTGATGGCTGCTTGGGTCGTCCGGTTGATGCTGTCCGTACCCATAAATATTGTGAGCACTGGGGATAACATTTCCAACAAAGCTTCTTGGTTGGAGATACTGTTCTGAACTATTACTGTCATATGGTGAGCACGTTGACAACTTGTTAGATAAAACACTATAGAGGCTCCCATCTGCATTGCCACCATCGTCCAAACAGTGGCCACCACCCCTCGATGATTCAACTGCAGACCAACTACTGTAAGACTGATCATCACCGGGAAACCAATTGTAGCCTCGGGTACCACTATTCATGGATGACTGAACAGCAGCAAGATTCTGACGATCAACTGATGGAAACCCTTGGGTTGGGTACCTGGTTGTGGAATATACTTTCTTGGGTATGATTTGTTGCATATATACCTCTTTCTCCCTTACATCTCTCTGCTCTATCAACTGCTGCTGCTCCTGCAATTGATTGGAAACCAGGCTAGATTCTTGCAAATCATCATTAGCCATCAAAAACTGCAATCCAGGTTGCTTCATGCCGTTTATATGTTCTGGATAAGATGACATCACTCTCGGTTCCTTTGGAAAGGTTGGAAGCATCTCGTTTCGACCAAATGAACAAAACAGAGAAGGCCGGCCGTCTACATCAAAAGCTGATGGAATGGACTCTCCACCTTCGGATTCTATTATGTCTCTCTCTAGATCAATCATATTAGTTGGATGTTCTATTGTAAGTTGGGGTTGCCGAAGAGACAACTCGCTAGCTGATGTGTAACCATGGTTCTCTGTAGAATGGTAATAAGAATCAGAAACACCTGCCGTCTGCCACATGTTTTTAGGATTCTGCTTTTCCACATGCGAAAGAGGAGAGAAATCATCATCCTGTTGTAATGTCTCTTCTTGGTTGTGGATGATAAGACTAGGTTCCTTGTGACTATTCGGAGAAGGAATGAGCTCCAACTGATGGTCATCAATGGAATTATCTTTGGACTGGCCGTAACTTTTGTCATTAATATCCTGGGTATGTTGATTTCTGCAATAACCATCATATGTAGGTTCTTCTGGGGAGCCCTCAGAACTTTCTAATTTATCATCCTAATCAATTAGCCATAGAAAAGTTAGCATCTCCAACCTCTTTTTCATAGATGGAAGCTTAACAGAAAAAAACTAAAAGAAATTAGAAATCAGCAAAGAGCAGGGAAAAAATGTAGACTACCCTGTTGTCAACAAAAGCAAAAATATCTCacaaaaggcaaaggcaaagtaAAACAAACTACAATTAACTAAGGTTTTATCATACAGAATTCAATTTATGTAAATCAGCACCATGAGAAATTCAATTAATACCGTAAGCCAGGAGTTATCTATCACTTTGCCACTAGTAACTCACAAAATTCTTTTATCTCTACAACAAAACTAGGTGAAAATCCAGTGATATGTGCACCAGGAAACAATTTCTCCAAAGAATCAACTCGTTTTCCTATTCAATTCCACAAATCATTTTGATAGACTACATATCATACTACTCGCTTGGAATAGACTACTTTGTTCATTTGGTAGGCCAGCTTTTAATTAGTCGAAATAAATCCCATAGCTTTCCCATCTCAAACTACAAAACAAACAAGGATCGATGATACACATACTAAAGAGAAGAAGAGGTATATAGGTAAAGCCAAGGTTTTTCATCTCATACCATACTGGCGTACCGAGCGGAGAACATGAAGCAACTTAGGGTTTTTGTACCTGATCGTGGATGCGGAGAACTCCCCCCACCGACGGGCGAAGTGCCTTGGGGCCGACTAGTGCATGCATGAGGGGGAGTGGCGGAGGGGGAAGGCTTCCGGAAAGGGAAAGTTCTCGTGGCCCTCTAACGCGACCTTCATGAGCGAGCTCCATTCCGACCGGATGGAAGGCTTCGGAACCTTCATCGAGTCGGAGGGCAATGCCAGACCCGATTCCTATGTCGCCGACCGAGAGCACGAGTTCGGACACAAGTGGTACTCCAATGACGACTATCACGAGGGCGGCTAGTGGCACAACCTACAGGAGAGCTGCGGCCAGTACGTGTGGCAGAGGGGAACTAATACGTCGGCGAGTGGCGGAACGACATAATATTCGATCGTGGGGCGATCATCTGGGCTAATGGCAACTGCTATGTAATGCCTAGTTCAGGtcggtaacggtcaaaattttGACCTTTACCACCCAGTACAGCCTCGTATCGTCCAATACGAGGCCAAAAATCTGATACCACCCGATAGTGGGCGGTCTGCGTGCCGATAGGCTGACGGACTGGAACGTACCACCCATATCAGGCAGTATGATACGAAACGTTGGGTAAAGCAATTACAAAATGGTTCAATTTCAACTGCATCATTATTAATGCAGCTTGAGATCCTTGTTACAATCCTTAGTGTCCATTCAGAAGCATGCCCTGGTGTATAACCTCCTACTCCATGTAAGACTATTGGTAGATATCTTGATAAAGTGGTTGAGGAGTCAAAGATTAAATTAATACTTTtgagcaaggtttgcaataccatcTGATACCGTACTGGTAGTATTTACTTATCCCACAGCTTGTTGGCACAAGGACTTGGGTAAACTAGGTGGTCTGCTAGGTATAGGGCTTGTACCCAAGCGTAGTTCAACGCCTATACCATCCGATACAGGACTTCTACTAGAtagtaatttttataattttcatcttttttttcaaatttttttcgAAATTTGATATTGGTAAATCTCATACCCATATTGGTCTGGGCCAGGAATGATATGGCTTTGATActcaaaattaaaaaccttgcttTTAAGAAGTCGGATCCTCTATGATATGGCAATCATGTACCATAGCTGGTTTGACCCTATCAGGATGAATATcccaaacttcttgatatattgtaACAGAATAGTCTTCCACAAGTTGGTTGTTGCATCAAATTGTATTCACAATGCACTATTGAGACCCATAAATGAGATTAGACCTCAGTTTGTAGTAAAAGTGATAACCAACGATAATGTAAACCTTAAAAAGGTTGGTGGCATTGTGTTACTTAGTTTGCCAATCCATCTCCTTAAAGTTTATCTTGCAAAGAATAATCGGATTGAAAACTATGTTTACATTTTGGGTTAGCTCATCAGATGAAAAGGTCATGGAGCTCTATATATCCTGCAGATTCTGAGATGCAGTGACTGAAATCATTGTCATGATGGGGTCATTGTATGTATTGCTCTATCATAGTAGATGGACTATGTATATCACATGTCTGCACTATAAAGGAGATCAGGAAGGCACTTTCTGCTTTGAGGACATTTGAGTTATATCTCCGTAACGTTGATCAGAGATGGGACACTCAGATGTCCAAGAATCTATGCATGGCAAGTCATAACTGTGTTTTAAGGATAGAGCAAGTGGAGAATATCAACTAGCAATTAccctttaattaaataaaataaatggcATCAAGTACCACAATCAACATCCTTTCTTATATTTGTCTATGATGTGACCACACATGTGCATACGTAATACTTAATAGTTACTAGTCACATTTACATTATAACTGATACCCGCATCTCTATTCATCCAAGTGTGCATGCACATGGATATTGAGATTCTAATATTAGTTTGTTTTTTATAATGTGAGCATATGTAGTAATGAATTGCATGTGTGTGCGTGTATGCAAAAATGCAAACAAAAAACATCACCGAAGATTTCTGCATCACAATTTATATAAGCAGATAAGTTTTA harbors:
- the LOC135586446 gene encoding uncharacterized protein LOC135586446 isoform X4, producing MTCRMAAGQQKKRLTSSNFHEQHKGKKKKKLDSSDYILNLRCRVDLAWDDRQRRVVAKKEQISLSWTDISPFLDSVSQSHAGLADVVSVPIEIFSLDNLTDVLSYEVWATCLSESERKLLTQFLPSVKGAEQVVHSLLNGENHHFGNPSLKWSTSLCAGNLHPDILLQVEEQCQLSKRAYYCEINKYHKGMLEVLKKWKERWLNCKDPELLLSEGYCEDKEGSLANSAERAKVLAISKRESPHKVNDHAGDTDKYMSYIKVSRAQHQQIKNIKHSADGIQPKLLGRVLGDIQCFHVHPYETFEEEEKKRLHEHWLQVANKDLLVAFEAARGRKLWRERSWKSLERELAEKMKFINDKDDKLESSEGSPEEPTYDGYCRNQHTQDINDKSYGQSKDNSIDDHQLELIPSPNSHKEPSLIIHNQEETLQQDDDFSPLSHVEKQNPKNMWQTAGVSDSYYHSTENHGYTSASELSLRQPQLTIEHPTNMIDLERDIIESEGGESIPSAFDVDGRPSLFCSFGRNEMLPTFPKEPRVMSSYPEHINGMKQPGLQFLMANDDLQESSLVSNQLQEQQQLIEQRDVREKEVYMQQIIPKKVYSTTRYPTQGFPSVDRQNLAAVQSSMNSGTRGYNWFPGDDQSYSSWSAVESSRGGGHCLDDGGNADGSLYSVLSNKLSTCSPYDSNSSEQYLQPRSFVGNVIPSAHNIYGYGQHQPDDPSSHQMGVTPSMNNGSWMNFPHQNPDLHDPLGRPFQRPWDHQ
- the LOC135586446 gene encoding uncharacterized protein LOC135586446 isoform X3; translated protein: MSIHSGKVHSNRHQGCISTETDWSYGHVQMTCRMAAGQQKKRLTSSNFHEQHKGKKKKKLDSSDYILNLRCRVDLAWDDRQRRVVAKKEQISLSWTDISPFLDSVSQSHAGLADVVSVPIEIFSLDNLTDVLSYEVWATCLSESERKLLTQFLPSVKGAEQVVHSLLNGENHHFGNPSLKWSTSLCAGNLHPDILLQVEEQCQLSKRAYYCEINKYHKGMLEVLKKWKERWLNCKDPELLLSEGYCEDKEGSLANSAERAKVLAISKRESPHKVNDHAGDTDKYMSYIKVSRAQHQQIKNIKHSADGIQPKLLGRVLGDIQCFHVHPYETFEEEEKKRLHEHWLQVANKDLLVAFEAARGRKLWRERSWKSLERELAEKMKFINDKDDKLESSEGSPEEPTYDGYCRNQHTQDINDKSYGQSKDNSIDDHQLELIPSPNSHKEPSLIIHNQEETLQQDDDFSPLSHVEKQNPKNMWQTAGVSDSYYHSTENHGYTSASELSLRQPQLTIEHPTNMIDLERDIIESEGGESIPSAFDVDGRPSLFCSFGRNEMLPTFPKEPRVMSSYPEHINGMKQPGLQFLMANDDLQESSLVSNQLQEQQQLIEQRDVREKEVYMQQIIPKKVYSTTRYPTQGFPSVDRQNLAAVQSSMNSGTRGYNWFPGDDQSYSSWSAVESSRGGGHCLDDGGNADGSLYSVLSNKLSTCSPYDSNSSEQYLQPRSFVGNVIPSAHNIYGYGQHQPDDPSSHQMGVTPSMNNGSWMNFPHQNPDLHDPLGRPFQRPWDHQ